The Flavobacterium galactosidilyticum nucleotide sequence AAACCGATGCGCTATTTCATTAGAAACCTCTCTATTAGCAATTAAATCTAAAAAATAAAGCGTAACTTTACCAGAGCTATCAAACTCATTTTCGAACTGCTTTAGCGCCATTCTGCTTATACTGCAACGCGTACTGTGTTTGAAAATTGCTACTGCTTTTTCACTAGATAACGTACTAATTTCATTTAACTGTCCTAAATCAGTAAGCTCGATCCAATTGATTTTGCTTTCTTTTGATCCATTGTCGTCTGAACTACTAAACATATTTTTAAAAAAACTCATAATTGTCTTATTTTAAGACATTTTGACGTTTTGAAATGATAAAAATCATGAAAATTCTGTCAATTTGTCTGTATTATTGTGATGGAATATAAATTGAATACTAAATGTCAAAGTTAGTCAAATAACAACAAAACTCGTAAAATCATGAACATAAATAAATTCACTATTAAATCCCAGGAAGCGATTCAGCTTTCACAACAATTGGCGCAAAGCCACGGGCAGCAACAAATAGAAAATGAACATATTTTCAAGGCAA carries:
- the ytxJ gene encoding bacillithiol system redox-active protein YtxJ, with product MSFFKNMFSSSDDNGSKESKINWIELTDLGQLNEISTLSSEKAVAIFKHSTRCSISRMALKQFENEFDSSGKVTLYFLDLIANREVSNEIAHRFGITHQSPQLILIKDGKATYHVSHSDIDAEELGKKV